The Paenibacillus sp. BIC5C1 DNA segment ATGCGTATAGCCATTCAGAAATCCTGTTCCTTTGTTCAGCAATGTTTTGGGTACTTTGTATACCAAGCTGGTCTTCATAATTGATCACGCCTTTGTTCACGATAATTGGCAGGTGTGCTTCCTGTATGTTTTCGAAATACAGTAATAAAATACGCCGGATTGGCTATGCCGACCAGTCGAGCGATATCGGTGACGGTTAGTTCAGTGCTTTCTAGCAATTTCCGGGCTTCATTGACTCTTTTTTCCTGAATATACTCCACCGGAGTTAGACCAATAATCCGTTTGAACACCCGATGCAGATGATATGGGCTACCGTGACTTACATTTGCAAGAATATCAAGTGTAAGGGGCTCGGCAAAATGATGTTCAATATAGTCTGTTACAACAGAAATCCATTCCTGATCGGGGACACGCTCGCCTGTTGGTTTGCACCGTTTGCATGGACGGAAATGTAGAGCCAATGCTTCTTCAGGGTTGTTAAATATAGAGACATTCTCATATTTGGGTGTTTTCGACTTGCAGGAAGGTCGGCAAAAGATGCCTGTTGTTTTGACACCGTAATAGAATTTTCCATCAAAGCTGCTGTCGTTGTGGATAATGGCATTCCACTTTTTGTCATCTATAGGGTCTGAATCTTTGTGATAGGGGTTGTGACTGTCCAAAAGAATCACCTCAAGTCTCATTATACCCCTGATTTATGGAGATCGACGAAGTTTCAAACAAAAAAGCAAGATATCAATATGTTGGAAATGGACATCCCTTCAATCTGATTGAAATATAGGCTACAATGTACAGGATGGCAAGCTGTATAATTGTGAAATTTATTTACGAAAGAGGTAGATTGAATGGTTCGTTTTGGAGTGGTAGGTACCAATTGGATTACAGAGAGACTTCTTGAGGCTGCTGCACAAGTCGAAGGATTCGAATTGACCGCCGTATACTCAAGAACTGAAGATAAAGCTAATGCGTTTGCAGATCAATATCAGGCTGCACTTCGATTCACCAACCTGGAAGAGATGGCGACGAGTGATGGTCTTGATGCCGTGTACATTGCTACACCGAATACCTTTCATGCCGAGCAGGCAGAGTTGTTTCTGAGAAACGGCAAACATGTACTGTGCGAGAAGCCTTTGGCTGCCAATGGGGCAGAGGTCCGTCGTATGATTGATACAGCGAAAGAACATGGAGTTTTGCTTATGGAGGCCATGAAATCGACCCTTGTTCCCTCGTTCAAAATGGTACAATCTCACCTACATAAAATTGGCCCGGTACGTAAATATGTTGCGAGTTACTGCCAGTACTCTTCACGGTACGACAAGTATAAGGAAGGAATCGTCCTGAATGCGTTCAAACCCGATCTTGCTAACGGAGCGTTAATGGATCTTGGGGTGTATTGTCTCTATCCTTTAATTACGCTGTTCGGCGAGCCTAAACAAGTTCAGTCTCAGGCGATGATGCTGGAATCGGGAGTAGATGGACAAGGCAGTGTCATTCTGAATTATGATCAAATGGAAGCGGTAGTGTCGTACTCCAAAATCTCCAATTCTCATGTTCCAAGCGAAATTATGGGCGAAAGCGGCAGCATCCTCATTGACAAAATTGGTTCACCCGAACATGCAGAGATACGCTACAATGATGGTACGGTGGAAAAACTCACTGCCGAACAAATTCATCCGTCAATGTATTATGAGGTGGAGGAGTTTGTCAATCTGATTCAGCAGGGCAAAAAGGAATCGGACATGAACACGTATGAACGTTCCTATATTACCATGCAGGTGATGGATCAGATCCGACAGCAGATCGGTCTTGTTTTTCCTAACGATTAATTCTGAAAGTGAGCTGAGACGAGATGAGCAGAGATGAGCAGAAGAGCAGAGTAG contains these protein-coding regions:
- a CDS encoding bifunctional transcriptional activator/DNA repair enzyme AdaA → MRLEVILLDSHNPYHKDSDPIDDKKWNAIIHNDSSFDGKFYYGVKTTGIFCRPSCKSKTPKYENVSIFNNPEEALALHFRPCKRCKPTGERVPDQEWISVVTDYIEHHFAEPLTLDILANVSHGSPYHLHRVFKRIIGLTPVEYIQEKRVNEARKLLESTELTVTDIARLVGIANPAYFITVFRKHTGSTPANYREQRRDQL
- a CDS encoding Gfo/Idh/MocA family oxidoreductase → MVRFGVVGTNWITERLLEAAAQVEGFELTAVYSRTEDKANAFADQYQAALRFTNLEEMATSDGLDAVYIATPNTFHAEQAELFLRNGKHVLCEKPLAANGAEVRRMIDTAKEHGVLLMEAMKSTLVPSFKMVQSHLHKIGPVRKYVASYCQYSSRYDKYKEGIVLNAFKPDLANGALMDLGVYCLYPLITLFGEPKQVQSQAMMLESGVDGQGSVILNYDQMEAVVSYSKISNSHVPSEIMGESGSILIDKIGSPEHAEIRYNDGTVEKLTAEQIHPSMYYEVEEFVNLIQQGKKESDMNTYERSYITMQVMDQIRQQIGLVFPND